The segment ACGGCCCCGGCCAGGGGGATGATGCAGGAGCGAGCGGCCACGCCGTCGATGATCACCGTACACGCGCCGCATTCACCCAGGCCGCAGCCGTACTTGGGGCCGTTCAGGCACAGGTCGTTGCGCAGGGTCAGCAGCAAGGGCGTTTCAGGCGGGGCGTCGACGTCGAACGACTGGCCGTTGACCTGCACGCAGAGGGTTGTTTGCATGATGGGCTCATCTCTGGAGGTGACTTGCGCTACCGAAGCACCCACAGGTGGCGTGCATTTCGGTAAGTACTCACTACATGAAATGAGTGAGCAAGAAGCAGGCCAGGGATACGGATGAGCAGGGCAGGGGCAATGAGCTCACCGAATCGGTGGCTCAGGCAGGGCGTAAGACGAGGAGGCTGTCCAGCCGTGATGCTGCTCAGGCCGCGCCGTCGTCGCTGTCGATCATTTTGCGCAGCAGGTACAAGATGGCCACGCGCTCAGCGGCATTGAGGCTGCCCATGCTCAGTTCACTGATCTGCCGGGCGCAAGGGATCATCGCATCGAGCAATGCCGCACCGCTGCCGGTGAGCGTGACGATCACCTTGCGCCGGTCTCCCGGGTCTGGCGAGAGCTGTACCAGTTCACGGGCTTTCAGGCGCTCGACGATGCCGCGAATGGTCGCCTGGTCCACGGCCGTGGCCTTGATCAACTCGGCCTGAGAGCTGGGGCCATGGTCGCGCAGGGCGCACAGGGTGACGAATTGAATGGAGGTCAACTGTGGGTCGCACGCCTGCTGTTGGAAGATCGCCGTGTGCCGCTGGTAAGCCTTGCGCAGTAAGTGGCCCACCTGTTCGGTAACGTCGTAAGGGGCGGTGTCGTGGAGGGGGCTGCTGGGGGAAGTCTTGTTCGGCATGGGAGGGCTTGGGCTGGTGGAAAGGAGCTGGCCGGCCGCCAATAGCGGAGCGCCCGGCCAGTATAACTGTTATCGCGCCAGTGATTGCTGGGGCGCGACCACGTCCCCGGCCATGACCACCGCCTGATCGTCCAGGTAGATATCGCAATTGCGCAGCGGGATGTCCAGGTGGCAAGGGGTCTTGCGCTTGCCGCCCACTTCGGTGTTCGGGCCCGTGGAGAACAGGAAGTTGCCGTAGAACGCGCGGGCATCCATGCACATCCCGTCGTTGCGGTCGTGCAGGCCCATGGCAGTCCACTGGGCGCGCGGCTGCAAGCCCCAGCCGATGTGCGAGATGCCGTAGACCTCCGGGTCGTTGAAGTACTTGAGGTAGTCGCGCAGGTACTCGGCCTCGAAGCCGCCATGAATGCCGGTGATAAAGCCCTTTTCAATCTCGAGCGTGATGCGCTCACGGCAATAGTTCTTGAACGGCAGGATGATGTCGCCTACATCCAGGACCAGCGTGCCCTCGGCGCTGTCCTCGTTCGGCCAGGTGAACAGGAACCCGCTGGGCCAGTGATCCCAACGCCCTGGCTCGTCGGCGTAGCCGTACTCGGTGACTGCCGGGTACTGGCCGAGCGGTGCATGGAAGTCGCTGCCGGCCCTGGATCGCACATGCATGCTGCGCGCCTGCTTGAGCAGGGTTTCGGCAGCCAGTACCCGGCGCTTGTCGTCCTCGTTGGGCAGCATGCGCGCCAGCACTTCGGCGGGTTCCACTGCCAGCAGAATGCGGGTGCCAGTCTTGAGAATCTGCTCCTGCTCGGGGGAGTGCAGAAGCATCATCGTGTCGACGATCAGGTCGGCGGCCTCCAGCGCGCGCTGTGCCGCCAGGTTGCCGGTGAGTGCCGTATCGCCGCAGTAGGCGGTCATGTCACGGCCCATGGCGGTGGGGTGATTGAATGCCGGCAATTCCACGGCGTAGACCTTCGCCCCTAGTCGCTGCGCCGCTTCCATCGCGGCATTGACCGTGCGCGGATCGGAGTAATGGCTCTTGAGGACGGCAACGCTCTGGGTGTCGTCCACTCGGGACAGCTTCAGTACGTGCTCGAACATCTGGGTCAATTGTGCATTGCTCACCGGCATCGTGGTTTCTCCTAGGCAGTCTCTGGCGGAATAAAGCGGTGCACCATCGCAGTGCTCGACGCTTTGTCATGGTGCAAAACAATAGTGTGTACACCATAACTGGCTCGATGAAAACGCATTCATTGGATTGACGCAAGTGATCTTTAGAACGTTACCATTCAACCCAATCCCCCATTAATCGGTAACATTATGATCTTTTTGAGTTTCGATCGCTTGTTTGAAAATATTTTCATGAGCCTATTCCTAAGAGCCATTTAAAGTGTATACGCTGTAAATGACTCGCGGCCATGCCGCTTGCCACACATCAGAACAACAGGAGACTCTCCATGCGGGGAAGCCAAAAAATCGCAATCGTCGGCGCGGGTTTAGGTGGGGCGGCAGCGGCAACGTTGCTGCAGCAGGCCGGCTTCGATGTGGAGGTGTACGAACAGGCCCCGGCGTTCACCCGCCTGGGTGCCGGTATCCACATCGGCCCCAACGTCATGAAGATCTTTCGGCGGATGGGGCTGGAACAGAAGCTGGAGCTGATGGGCTCGCACCCGGACTTCTGGTTCAGCCGCGATGGTCAGAGCGGCGATTACCTGTCGCGTATCCCACTGGGTGAGCATGCTCGCCGCGAATACGGGGCGGCCTACATCACCATCCACCGGGGGGACTTGCATGCGCTGCAGATCGACGCCATCAAGCCCGGCACCGTGCACTTCGGCAAGCGCCTGGAAAAGATCATCGACGCGGGTGATCAGGTGCGTCTGGACTTCGCCGATGGCACCCACACGGTCGCGGACATCGTCATCGGAGCCGACGGCATCCACTCCAAGATCCGCGAAGAATTGCTCGGTGCCGAAGCGCCGAACTACAGCGGCTGGGTGGCGCACCGGGCGTTGATTCGTGGGGTCAACTTGGCGCAGCATGCCGACGCATTCGAGCCTTGCGTCAAGTGGTGGTCCGAAGACCGGCACATGATGGTCTACTACACCACGGCCAAGCGCGACGAATACTACTTCGTGACCGGTGTGCCCCACGAAGCGTGGGACTTCCAGGGCGCCTACGTGGACAGCAGCCAGGAAGAAATGCGCGCTGCCTTCGAGGGCTATCACCCCACCGTCCAGAAGCTGATCGATGCTACCGAATCGATCACCAAGTGGCCGCTGCGCAACCGCAACCCGCTGCCGCTCTGGAGCCGTGGGCGTCTGGTGATGCTCGGCGACGCCTGTCACCCGATGAAACCGCACATGGCCCAAGGCGCCTGCATGGCCATCGAGGATGCGGCCATGTTGACCCGCTGCTTGCAGGAGACCGGTTTGTCGGACCACCGCACCGCCTTTGCCCTGTACGAGGCCAACCGTAAAGAGCGAGCCTCGCAGGTGCAGTCGGTGTCCAACGCCAACACTTGGCTCTATACGCAGGAGGATCCGGCCTGGGTATACGGCTATGACCTCTATGGCCAGCCGCTCAAGAGCGGGGAGGCCGCATGACTACCTTCCTCAACGGCGGTCATGTAAGCGCCAATGGCATCCGTCAGCATTACCTGCGCTATGGCGGCAAGGGGCATGCGCTGATCGTGGTGCCGGGGATCACCAGCCCGGCGATTACCTGGGGGTTCGTCGCCGAGCGCCTCGGCCAGCACTTCGATACCTACGTACTGGATGTACGCGGGCGCGGTTTGTCATCAAGTGGCCCTGATCTGGACTATGGCACCGATGCCTGTGCCAGCGACATTCCCGCCTTTGCCGCCGCGCTGGGCCTGGACAGTTATCACCTGATCGGCCACTCGATGGGCGCACGGTTTGCGATTCGTGCCGCTGCCAACGGCGCGCCAGGCCTGCAGAAGCTGGTGTTGGTCGACCCACCGGTATCCGGGCCAGGGCGCCGCGCTTACCCAAGCAAGCTGCCCTGGTATGTCGACTCCATTCGCCAGGCCAGCCTGGGTATGAGTGGCGAGGACATGCGCACCTATTGCGCCACCTGGAGCGACGAGCAGCTGGCGCTCAGGGCCGAGTGGCTGCACACCTGCTACGAGCCTGCGATCGTGCGGGCCTTCGACGACTTTCACGAGGTGGACATCCATCAGTATCTGCCCGCCGTACGCCAACCGGCGTTGTTGATGGTGGCTGGGCGCGGCGGGGTGATCGAGCCGTGCGACATCGATGAAATCCGTGAGCTCAAGTCAGACATTCAGGTCGTACAGGTTGCCAACGCTGGCCACATGATCCCGTGGGACGATCTCGATGGTTTCTTTGCCGCATTCGGCCTTTTCCTCGACCGATCCGTTGCCTGAAGGAGCACCAGACATGACCACGCTATACCGCATCGGCCAGATCGTGCCGAGTTCCAACACCACCATGGAAACCGAGATACCGGCGATGCTCAACGCGCGCCAAGCCATCCGCCCGGAGCGCTTTACCTTTCATTCCAGCCGCATGCGCATGAAGCAGGTGAGAAAGGAAGAGCTGGCGGCCATGGATGCCGAGTCCGACCGCTGTGCGCTGGAGCTGTCCGATGCCAAGGTCGATGTACTGGGCTACGCCTGCCTGGTGGCAATCATGGCCATGGGCCTTGGCTATCACCGGCAATCCGAACAGCGCCTCAGGCAGGCGACTGCCGACAACGACGCACTGGCGCCGGTCATCACCAGTGCCGGAGCGCTAGTCGAAGCCTTGCATGTGATGAAGGCCAAGCGCATCGCCATCGTCGCCCCGTACATGAAGCCGCTGACCGAGCTCGTGGTGAACTACATCCGCGAAGAAGGCTTTGAGGTGCAGGACTGGCGCGCCCTGGAGATTCCCGACAACCTGGCCGTAGCCCGTCACGACCCCGCCAACCTGCCAGGCATCGTAGCCGGCATGAACCTTGAAGGGGTGGATGTGGTGGTCTTGTCGGCCTGCGTGCAGATGCAGTCGTTGCCGGCCGTGGCCAAGGTCGAGGCACAGACCGGCAAGCCTGTGGTCACCGCTGCCATCGCCACCACCTACGCCATGCTCAAGGCGCTGGACCTGGAAGCGGTGGTGCCAGGTGCCGGTGCCTTGCTGTCGGGCGCTTATTGAAATCGGGAGGTGGACATGAGCGAGGCACAAAGTGCTCGGGACAACTATCAGGGTGTATGGGGGCAGCGTATCGGCTTTGGTCGCGCACCGGCGCTTCTGATGATCGACTTCATGCAGGGCTACACCACGCCGGGGGCTGCGCTGTACGCCCCAGGCGTCGTCGCGGCAGTGGAGCAGGCCGCAGACCTGCTGGCGCTAGCCCGCGATTGCGGCATTCTGGTGGTGCATACCAACATCCGCTACCAGCCTCCGCATTTTGTCGATGGCGGTGTCTGGGTGCGCAAGGCGCCGGTGATGAAGGACATGGTCGAGGGCAACCCCTTGGCTGCGTTCTGCGAGGCCGTTGCCCCACAGCCGGAGGAGTTGGTGCTGAGCAAGCAGTACGCCAGCGCTTTCTTCGGCACCAGCCTGGCGCCGCTGCTGCACGCCCAAGGGGTGGATACCGTGGTCTTGGCCGGCTGCTCCACCAGCGGTTGCATCCGCGCCAGCGCGGTCGATGCGATGCAGCATGGCTTTCGAACCATCGTGGTGCGCGAATGTGTGGGTGATCGCCATGATGACCCGCACCACGCCAACCTGTTCGACATCGACAGTAAGTACGGCGATGTGGTTTCCCGCCAGGAAGCGATGGCGCAATTGAGGCAATCGACCGGCTGACACCGGCAGGGGGCCTACCCAATAACAATCGAGGAACGGTGCCGGAAGCACGTTCATGATCGCCTGCTGTCCGGGTGGTCGCCCCGCAGGAGCACTCGGGGTTTTTTCAGGCGTGGCCTGGGCACGTTGCGTGTAGCGCGCGACGGTACTGGTGCGTCGAAAACTGCTGGCCTTAAAAACAACCACAAAGTCGCCCGCCAGGAGACAGGAAATGCCAATTGCGAATGCAACCACGGCCCACAGCGACATCGATCAGGGCACCAAAGCGCTGTACAGCAAGATCACCTGGAGGCTCATTCCCTTCCTGTGCTTTTGCTACCTTGCCGCCTACCTGGACCGTATCAACGTCGGCTTCGCCAAACTGCAGATGCTCGAGGATCTGCAGTTCAGCACTGCCGCCTATGGCCTGGGTGCCGGGCTGTTCTTCGTCGGCTACATCATTTTCGAGGTCCCCAGCAACCTGATCCTGCAGCGCGTCGGCGCCAAGCTGTGGATCGCCCGCATCATGATCACCTGGGGGCTGTTGTCGGCGTGCACCATGTTCGTCAGCACCACCACCCAGTTCTATATCCTGCGGTTCCTGCTCGGGGCTGCCGAAGCAGGCTTTTTGCCAGGGGTGCTGTTCTACCTGACCATGTGGTACCCCACGTACCGGCGTGGGCGCATCATTGCCCTGTTCATGATCGGGCTGCCGCTGTCGAGCGTGATTGGTGGACCGATCTCGGGCTGGATCATGGGGCATTTCGATCAGGTGCATGGCCTGCATGGCTGGCAGTGGCTGTTTTTGCTGGAGGCCATCCCCAGCGTGCTGCTCGGCATTCTGACCTTCTGGGCCTTGCCCAATCACTTCCAGCAGGCCAAGTGGTTGTCCAGCGAAGACAAGGCTCAGCTGGCAGCAGACCTTGCCGCGGACGATGCAGAGGGCAAGGACAGCAAGCACAGTTTCCGTGACGGGTTCTTCAACCTCAAGGTGTGGATGCTTGGCGGTATCGATTTCTCGATCCTGCTCAGCGCCTACGCAATGGGCTTCTGGATGCCGACCTTCATCCGCGATGCAGGGGTGAGCGACACGTTCCACATCGGCCTGCTCACTGCCATCCCGAGCCTGGCCGCATTGGCCGGCATGCTGATGATCGGCGCGAGCTCCGACCGTCACCGTGAGCGTCGTTGGCACATTATCGTGCCCTTCATCGTCGGCGCCATCGCCATGGCCAGCAGTACATTGTTCAGCCAGAACCTGGTCATGACCGTATTCCTGTTCGCAGTCGCCTCGGCTGCGATCATTGGTGCGGTGCCGGTGTTCTTCAGCCTGCCGGCGACTTTCCTCAAAGGGACCGCGGCCGCCACCGGGTTTGCTCTGGCCTGTTCGGTGGCCAACATCGCCGGGCTGGTCAGCAACTCGCTGATGGGCCTGGTCACCGACTGGACCGGCACTTCCCACGCGGCGCTGTGGGTGTTCGCTGGCTGCCTGCTCCTGAGTTGCTTCCTGGTCATCGCCCTGCCAGCGAAGCTGGTCAACCGCTAGCGGTCCAGCGCTTCACGCCCGATAGGGCAGGCGGGCGGGTGCCGGCCTGCCCACACCCATTCTCGATGCAATCTGCACGTCGGCGGGCGTTCGTCTGGCCGGT is part of the Pseudomonas parafulva genome and harbors:
- a CDS encoding MarR family winged helix-turn-helix transcriptional regulator, which encodes MPNKTSPSSPLHDTAPYDVTEQVGHLLRKAYQRHTAIFQQQACDPQLTSIQFVTLCALRDHGPSSQAELIKATAVDQATIRGIVERLKARELVQLSPDPGDRRKVIVTLTGSGAALLDAMIPCARQISELSMGSLNAAERVAILYLLRKMIDSDDGAA
- a CDS encoding 2,5-dihydroxypyridine 5,6-dioxygenase, giving the protein MPVSNAQLTQMFEHVLKLSRVDDTQSVAVLKSHYSDPRTVNAAMEAAQRLGAKVYAVELPAFNHPTAMGRDMTAYCGDTALTGNLAAQRALEAADLIVDTMMLLHSPEQEQILKTGTRILLAVEPAEVLARMLPNEDDKRRVLAAETLLKQARSMHVRSRAGSDFHAPLGQYPAVTEYGYADEPGRWDHWPSGFLFTWPNEDSAEGTLVLDVGDIILPFKNYCRERITLEIEKGFITGIHGGFEAEYLRDYLKYFNDPEVYGISHIGWGLQPRAQWTAMGLHDRNDGMCMDARAFYGNFLFSTGPNTEVGGKRKTPCHLDIPLRNCDIYLDDQAVVMAGDVVAPQQSLAR
- the nicC gene encoding 6-hydroxynicotinate 3-monooxygenase produces the protein MRGSQKIAIVGAGLGGAAAATLLQQAGFDVEVYEQAPAFTRLGAGIHIGPNVMKIFRRMGLEQKLELMGSHPDFWFSRDGQSGDYLSRIPLGEHARREYGAAYITIHRGDLHALQIDAIKPGTVHFGKRLEKIIDAGDQVRLDFADGTHTVADIVIGADGIHSKIREELLGAEAPNYSGWVAHRALIRGVNLAQHADAFEPCVKWWSEDRHMMVYYTTAKRDEYYFVTGVPHEAWDFQGAYVDSSQEEMRAAFEGYHPTVQKLIDATESITKWPLRNRNPLPLWSRGRLVMLGDACHPMKPHMAQGACMAIEDAAMLTRCLQETGLSDHRTAFALYEANRKERASQVQSVSNANTWLYTQEDPAWVYGYDLYGQPLKSGEAA
- the nicD gene encoding N-formylmaleamate deformylase, translated to MTTFLNGGHVSANGIRQHYLRYGGKGHALIVVPGITSPAITWGFVAERLGQHFDTYVLDVRGRGLSSSGPDLDYGTDACASDIPAFAAALGLDSYHLIGHSMGARFAIRAAANGAPGLQKLVLVDPPVSGPGRRAYPSKLPWYVDSIRQASLGMSGEDMRTYCATWSDEQLALRAEWLHTCYEPAIVRAFDDFHEVDIHQYLPAVRQPALLMVAGRGGVIEPCDIDEIRELKSDIQVVQVANAGHMIPWDDLDGFFAAFGLFLDRSVA
- a CDS encoding Asp/Glu racemase → MTTLYRIGQIVPSSNTTMETEIPAMLNARQAIRPERFTFHSSRMRMKQVRKEELAAMDAESDRCALELSDAKVDVLGYACLVAIMAMGLGYHRQSEQRLRQATADNDALAPVITSAGALVEALHVMKAKRIAIVAPYMKPLTELVVNYIREEGFEVQDWRALEIPDNLAVARHDPANLPGIVAGMNLEGVDVVVLSACVQMQSLPAVAKVEAQTGKPVVTAAIATTYAMLKALDLEAVVPGAGALLSGAY
- a CDS encoding N-carbamoylsarcosine amidohydrolase produces the protein MSEAQSARDNYQGVWGQRIGFGRAPALLMIDFMQGYTTPGAALYAPGVVAAVEQAADLLALARDCGILVVHTNIRYQPPHFVDGGVWVRKAPVMKDMVEGNPLAAFCEAVAPQPEELVLSKQYASAFFGTSLAPLLHAQGVDTVVLAGCSTSGCIRASAVDAMQHGFRTIVVRECVGDRHDDPHHANLFDIDSKYGDVVSRQEAMAQLRQSTG
- a CDS encoding MFS transporter, whose translation is MPIANATTAHSDIDQGTKALYSKITWRLIPFLCFCYLAAYLDRINVGFAKLQMLEDLQFSTAAYGLGAGLFFVGYIIFEVPSNLILQRVGAKLWIARIMITWGLLSACTMFVSTTTQFYILRFLLGAAEAGFLPGVLFYLTMWYPTYRRGRIIALFMIGLPLSSVIGGPISGWIMGHFDQVHGLHGWQWLFLLEAIPSVLLGILTFWALPNHFQQAKWLSSEDKAQLAADLAADDAEGKDSKHSFRDGFFNLKVWMLGGIDFSILLSAYAMGFWMPTFIRDAGVSDTFHIGLLTAIPSLAALAGMLMIGASSDRHRERRWHIIVPFIVGAIAMASSTLFSQNLVMTVFLFAVASAAIIGAVPVFFSLPATFLKGTAAATGFALACSVANIAGLVSNSLMGLVTDWTGTSHAALWVFAGCLLLSCFLVIALPAKLVNR